The following are encoded in a window of Deltaproteobacteria bacterium genomic DNA:
- a CDS encoding sigma-54-dependent Fis family transcriptional regulator → MTAVSQQTILIADDNKDALYALERILAHNGYLVVCAFSGEEAYEKALSCDPSLILLDVVMPRGDGYQVTRNLKAHPELRYVPIVLLSAKDTLEDIIVGLDNGADDYISKPFKPEELLARLRAALRLKTLYKNLGSSERQNEQLKKQLCREYDFQNIVGESPAMQEVFSLVKKVSLVDSPVLITGPTGSGKELIAHAIHYNSARQGGPLVVQNCAAFNDNLLESELFGHVRGSFTGAIRDRKGLFEVAHGGTLFLDEVGEMSQALQAKLLRVLQDGKFLAVGGSLPVKVDVRLLAATNRDLGKMVREELFREDLYYRLNVVQIKLPALAERREDIPLLINSFLHRLRAKYPQRQKAITKRAVEILSCYSWPGNVRELENEIERMLILGVDSEEVDMDVISERILDRTADLEVREETGKGVLKVALEKLERELILESLRRARGNKSLAAKELGISRSNLITKVKLYGLSNEQ, encoded by the coding sequence ATGACAGCAGTATCCCAGCAGACGATTCTCATTGCCGATGACAATAAGGATGCACTATATGCGCTCGAGCGGATACTTGCTCATAACGGCTATTTAGTGGTCTGCGCTTTCTCGGGTGAGGAGGCTTACGAGAAGGCGCTTAGCTGCGATCCGTCATTAATTTTGCTCGACGTAGTGATGCCACGAGGGGATGGATATCAGGTCACGCGCAATCTAAAGGCGCACCCCGAACTCCGCTATGTGCCAATCGTTTTGCTTAGTGCCAAGGATACTCTAGAAGACATTATTGTAGGCTTAGACAATGGTGCAGACGATTACATTAGCAAGCCGTTTAAACCAGAAGAACTGCTCGCGCGTCTGCGTGCGGCCTTAAGGCTAAAAACTCTATACAAAAATCTTGGTAGTTCGGAGCGGCAAAACGAGCAATTAAAGAAACAACTTTGCCGCGAGTACGATTTTCAAAATATCGTTGGCGAGAGCCCCGCGATGCAAGAGGTGTTTTCACTTGTAAAGAAGGTTTCGCTCGTCGATTCTCCCGTTTTAATTACAGGTCCCACGGGTTCTGGCAAGGAGCTAATAGCACATGCCATTCACTATAATTCAGCTAGGCAGGGCGGCCCTCTAGTGGTGCAAAACTGCGCTGCATTTAATGATAATTTGCTAGAGTCTGAACTCTTCGGGCACGTGAGAGGCTCGTTTACCGGTGCTATTCGGGATCGCAAGGGTTTATTCGAAGTGGCACACGGTGGAACCTTGTTTTTGGACGAGGTTGGCGAAATGTCTCAGGCGTTGCAGGCTAAACTACTTAGAGTTCTCCAGGACGGCAAGTTTTTGGCCGTGGGTGGAAGTTTGCCGGTTAAAGTCGACGTTCGCCTATTAGCAGCGACAAATCGCGATTTAGGTAAGATGGTTAGGGAAGAGCTCTTTAGAGAGGATTTGTATTATCGCTTAAATGTGGTGCAGATAAAACTTCCGGCCCTAGCAGAGCGGCGAGAGGATATTCCTTTATTGATTAATAGTTTTTTACACAGATTGCGGGCAAAATATCCTCAGCGGCAAAAGGCAATAACTAAGCGTGCGGTAGAGATTCTGTCGTGTTACTCTTGGCCTGGAAACGTGCGAGAGCTGGAGAACGAGATAGAGAGGATGCTCATATTAGGTGTAGACAGTGAGGAGGTGGATATGGATGTTATTTCTGAGCGAATTTTGGATAGGACTGCTGATTTAGAAGTGAGAGAGGAGACGGGCAAGGGCGTTCTCAAAGTGGCGTTGGAGAAGCTTGAGAGGGAGTTAATTCTTGAGAGTTTAAGGCGGGCTAGAGGGAATAAGAGCTTAGCAGCCAAGGAGCTCGGTATCAGTAGGAGTAATCTGATAACAAAGGTCAAGCTTTATGGCTTAAGTAATGAGCAATAA
- a CDS encoding HAMP domain-containing histidine kinase has protein sequence MAGFCALLSHFAHELKTPLHSISSVASVLAAEIDGKLSDQQKRQVAIIQSSTELLQEFVQELLETGSLTTGAKALRVTTFDVRAELGVIIASLRHLAEQKGVALSEDLARLPQSFSSDVTLLRKVVNNLVSNAIKYSPKGGKVWLQGEKAANNSIVLYVADTGWGIPFAEQGQVFEDGYRVKSQVKHCSEEGSGFGLFLVRAAIERLGGSIELRSELNQGAIFVVTIPGSATAKSAKQ, from the coding sequence ATGGCGGGTTTTTGTGCTTTGCTTTCCCACTTTGCACATGAGTTAAAAACTCCGCTCCACTCCATCTCGTCGGTAGCAAGTGTTTTGGCGGCAGAAATTGACGGCAAGCTAAGCGATCAGCAGAAGCGCCAAGTTGCAATAATCCAAAGTAGCACAGAGCTTTTGCAGGAGTTCGTTCAGGAATTGCTAGAAACTGGCTCTCTTACTACTGGAGCTAAGGCTTTGCGCGTGACGACGTTTGACGTCAGGGCTGAACTTGGGGTGATTATTGCGAGTCTCCGCCATCTAGCGGAGCAAAAGGGAGTAGCGTTAAGCGAAGATTTGGCTCGTTTGCCACAGAGTTTTTCTAGCGACGTTACGTTGCTTAGAAAGGTCGTTAATAATTTAGTGTCCAATGCGATTAAATATTCGCCAAAAGGCGGCAAGGTTTGGCTACAGGGGGAGAAGGCGGCAAATAATTCGATTGTCCTTTATGTGGCTGATACTGGTTGGGGGATCCCATTTGCCGAACAGGGACAGGTTTTCGAGGATGGTTATAGGGTTAAGTCTCAGGTAAAGCATTGTTCCGAGGAGGGAAGTGGTTTTGGCTTGTTTTTGGTCAGAGCAGCCATAGAGAGGCTTGGTGGCAGTATCGAGCTTAGGAGCGAATTAAATCAGGGCGCGATTTTTGTCGTTACGATTCCTGGAAGCGCAACAGCTAAGTCAGCTAAACAATGA
- the rho gene encoding transcription termination factor Rho yields the protein MNLAELKKNDIQELAKIAHDLNIEGAANLRKQDLIFEILEAQAETNGQIYGMGVLETLPDGFGFLRAPDYNYLPGPDDIYVSPAQIRRFNLRTGDTVAGQIRPPKEGERYFALLKVNEINFEPSEAQKDKILFDNLTPLYPDRRLHLEYNAEHYSTRIIDLLCPIGMGQRALIVAPPRTGKTILLQDIANAITSNHPDVILIVLLIDERPEEVTDMSRNVRGEVVSSTFDEQPTRHVQVAEMVIEKAKRLVEHKRDVVILLDSITRLARAYNTVVPPSGKILSGGVDSNALHKPKRFFGAARNIEQGGSLTIIGTSLIDTGSRMDEVIFEEFKGTGNMELVLDRKLVERRIFPAIDINKSGTRKEELLIPDEDLQRLWLLRKVLNPLNVVDAMEWLKDKMKGTKSNREFLDLMKG from the coding sequence ATGAATCTTGCAGAATTAAAAAAGAACGATATTCAAGAGCTTGCAAAAATTGCGCACGATTTAAATATCGAGGGTGCGGCCAATCTAAGAAAACAGGATTTAATATTTGAAATATTGGAAGCGCAAGCTGAGACTAATGGCCAAATTTATGGGATGGGCGTTTTAGAGACCTTGCCTGATGGTTTTGGTTTTTTGCGTGCGCCAGACTATAACTATCTTCCTGGCCCGGATGATATCTACGTTTCGCCTGCACAGATTCGGCGCTTTAATTTGCGAACAGGAGATACGGTTGCTGGCCAGATTCGACCGCCCAAAGAGGGAGAGAGATATTTTGCGCTCTTAAAGGTTAACGAAATTAACTTTGAGCCCAGCGAAGCGCAAAAAGACAAGATTCTTTTTGACAATTTAACGCCTTTGTATCCGGACAGGCGCTTGCACTTAGAGTACAATGCCGAGCATTATTCTACGCGCATTATCGATTTGCTTTGTCCAATAGGCATGGGACAGCGTGCGCTAATCGTGGCACCTCCGCGCACCGGAAAAACTATTTTACTCCAAGACATTGCCAATGCCATTACGAGTAATCATCCAGATGTGATTTTAATCGTCCTCTTGATAGATGAGCGGCCTGAGGAGGTTACGGACATGTCGCGCAACGTAAGGGGAGAGGTGGTTAGTTCAACCTTTGATGAGCAGCCAACTCGTCACGTTCAAGTTGCTGAAATGGTAATTGAGAAGGCAAAGCGCTTGGTCGAGCACAAGCGGGATGTCGTGATTTTGTTGGATTCTATTACTCGTTTAGCTAGAGCCTACAATACCGTGGTTCCACCCAGTGGAAAGATCCTTTCAGGCGGTGTGGATTCCAATGCGTTGCATAAGCCAAAGAGGTTTTTTGGCGCAGCGCGAAATATTGAGCAGGGAGGCAGTCTGACAATTATTGGAACCTCGCTCATAGATACTGGCTCCAGGATGGACGAGGTTATTTTTGAGGAGTTTAAGGGAACCGGCAATATGGAACTCGTGCTAGATCGCAAGCTAGTTGAGAGGCGCATATTTCCAGCAATAGATATTAATAAATCCGGAACCCGCAAGGAGGAACTGTTAATTCCAGATGAAGATTTGCAGAGGCTTTGGCTTCTACGCAAGGTTCTAAATCCGCTTAACGTCGTCGATGCGATGGAATGGCTTAAGGATAAGATGAAGGGAACCAAGAGCAATCGCGAGTTTCTGGATTTGATGAAGGGGTAA
- a CDS encoding HU family DNA-binding protein — translation MNLKAPSSKVVSPKGAAKQKKITKPKNGTYYTQAELYECLKDCCGLENRRVARSVYDGFAGMIQSALKKGYKVPLPGIGKIQVRQSKARMGRNPATGEIIRIPARKRVRLTPTKALKEAVL, via the coding sequence ATGAATCTTAAAGCTCCGAGTTCTAAGGTTGTGAGCCCCAAAGGCGCTGCAAAGCAGAAAAAAATAACAAAGCCAAAAAACGGCACCTATTACACCCAGGCAGAGCTGTATGAATGCCTCAAGGATTGTTGTGGCCTTGAAAATCGAAGGGTTGCTAGGAGCGTCTATGATGGTTTTGCTGGAATGATTCAGTCGGCGCTCAAGAAGGGATATAAGGTGCCCCTCCCTGGAATCGGAAAGATTCAGGTAAGGCAAAGCAAGGCGCGGATGGGCAGAAACCCAGCCACCGGGGAAATCATTCGCATACCAGCACGAAAAAGAGTGCGCTTGACTCCCACAAAAGCTTTAAAGGAAGCAGTCCTTTAA